In a single window of the Paramisgurnus dabryanus chromosome 23, PD_genome_1.1, whole genome shotgun sequence genome:
- the rxfp3.3b gene encoding relaxin-3 receptor 1, which yields MQGLHRSVQLRAPDTELWLERITEDHNQSAFLNGSELNRFSYSEDIDVAGDGSPELRIMMATVYSVVCAMGLVGNLLVFFLMKVRQGRKKSTINFFILNLAVTDFQFVLVLPFWAVEHALDFNWPFGHAMCKIVLTVTVMNVYASAFFLTAMSVTRYWSVASALKDRTRNRTCSVKLVSALLWVLATIATAPTTIFSTVRKVDGVKLCLLRFPRGQYWLALYHVQKIVVAFVIPMLIITVCYLLLLRLIRERSMNNNLPKRQSRVTKSVTIVVLSFFICWMPNHAITLWGVLVKLNVVEWDRIYYMLHTYVFSVTICLATTNSCLNPVLYCLMRREFRKMLKDFFWRISSPAIANSCRVRPFSGNANDHDDSGVGIPLNVMETEQFRLSVVNGQCDALPSTECAINR from the coding sequence ATGCAGGGGCTCCACAGATCGGTGCAGCTCCGCGCGCCCGACACCGAGCTGTGGCTCGAGAGGATAACGGAGGACCACAACCAGAGCGCTTTCCTTAATGGATCCGAGCTGAACCGCTTTAGCTACTCGGAGGACATCGACGTGGCCGGGGACGGTTCGCCTGAGCTGCGCATCATGATGGCCACAGTGTACTCGGTGGTGTGCGCGATGGGTCTGGTGGGGAACCTGCTGGTGTTTTTCCTGATGAAAGTGAGACAGGGAAGGAAGAAGTCTACGATTAATTTCTTCATCCTGAATCTGGCCGTCACGGACTTCCAGTTCGTACTCGTTTTACCTTTCTGGGCCGTGGAACACGCGCTGGACTTCAACTGGCCATTTGGACACGCCATGTGCAAGATCGTCCTCACCGTCACCGTGATGAACGTGTACGCGAGCGCTTTCTTTCTGACCGCCATGAGCGTTACGCGTTACTGGTCCGTCGCATCCGCGCTCAAGGATCGAACGCGCAACAGAACGTGCTCGGTGAAGCTTGTGAGCGCGCTCCTGTGGGTCCTGGCCACCATCGCCACGGCGCCCACTACCATCTTCTCCACGGTGCGCAAGGTCGACGGCGTCAAACTGTGTCTGCTGAGGTTTCCTCGTGGCCAATACTGGCTAGCGCTCTATCACGTGCAGAAGATCGTGGTGGCGTTCGTGATACCCATGCTGATCATCACCGTGTGTTATTTACTCCTGCTGCGTCTCATTCGGGAGAGGAGCATGAACAACAATCTCCCCAAACGCCAATCCAGAGTCACCAAATCCGTCACCATAGTGGTGCTGTCGTTCTTCATATGCTGGATGCCGAACCACGCCATCACCCTCTGGGGTGTCCTGGTAAAGTTGAACGTGGTTGAATGGGATAGGATCTACTACATGCTTCATACGTACGTGTTCTCGGTGACCATCTGTTTGGCGACCACGAACAGCTGCTTGAACCCGGTGCTGTACTGTCTGATGCGCAGAGAGTTCAGAAAGATGCTAAAGGATTTCTTCTGGCGCATTTCATCTCCTGCCATCGCCAACAGCTGTCGGGTCCGTCCGTTCTCCGGTAACGCGAACGATCACGACGACAGCGGTGTAGGGATTCCACTCAATGTGATGGAAACCGAGCAGTTCAGACTCTCCGTGGTTAACGGGCAATGCGACGCGTTACCGTCCACAGAGTGCGCAATTAACAGATAG